In Eubalaena glacialis isolate mEubGla1 chromosome 4, mEubGla1.1.hap2.+ XY, whole genome shotgun sequence, the genomic window TTtggttaaagaaaataatatgcatCCAAAAGTAAGTTTTGCACAACTATGAATTTTGGTGGAATGCTGCTGATTACTGCTGTATTACCCtttagaatctgtattttttttttcttaaatgtatctttgttttaaattaagattGAAGGAGGGACATAAGAGAGTTGAACATTTCAGACTGATGTCACAACTCAAGTATCAtacttttgtaaatatatttcagaatGTTTGTTTGATGGAATTATATTGTAACTACAGTGCCTAGTAATTTTCTAAACATACATTTGCTGTTTCTGCTCCCTTTACTTTTGCAGATGCTGTGTTTTCTTGAAGGTCCCTAGTAACCTAATACCACATCTCTCATCCTTTCACAGTCTTCTGCCTGGACATTTGTTGCCTTTCTTACCAATGATCACCCCATCCCTTGGAGGCCCTGCATGCTCCTCTTCCTCTCTAAGAAGGCTTGCTCTTGCTCTTTTTCAAGCATCTCCCCTCTCTTCCATTCTGGAAACATAGGCACTCCCCAAAGATATCTCCTTAATCCTCTGATAGTCTGTAGTTTGTCTTTGCTTGACAACTTGTTTTTACTGCTGTCTCTATTTAGATGATTCCAAGATTTTTGTCTCTAGCTTTCAAGCAAATAATTTCTCATCTTGAACTGTCCGCTGGCTTTCTCTACGTAGATATCTTTGTTGCTCTTTGTGTTTATCAGGGAATGCTAACTGTAGAAACAAATAAtcccaagttttaaatgataccaCATAGTTAAAGTTtgatttattaaaattgtttttgtgtatatctttttattgttttattttagcaATAGTAGAAATTGTTTCAAGTAACATATATTtctgaaaacttattttttccATCAGATTATGGAAtacttatatttcaaatatattagcGAATTGGTTACTAAAATACTTGAACATCAATTTTctagaaatatttgtaaattggagtagttattttaattttcatgtagcAATTGATTTCTATATTTCTAATTGATTCAGAGTAAGGCATTCCTGTGTAGGTTGCTAAGTAAAGAGCAAATTTTTTGAAATGAGTATTTTTAATTgctcaatattttgaaatttaattttggtttttacaGACACGAAGTTTCTCTTTTTAGCTATGTCTTTGTTGTGTTTCAGCACTGCGATTTGCTTGGGGATGAACTCCTGGAATGTCTCTCTTGGAGACGAGGAGCCCTACTCTACATGTATTGTCATTCTCTGACCAAAAGGAGAGAATGGCTCACAAGAAAATCTAGCTTGCTTAAAAAGGTGAAAAAGCATTCCTCATACATTTTTGATTGTTGACATTTGTAGGTTTCCAAAAGCTGTTTAGTACAGGATTAAGAGCAGAGGAATCAAAGGGCCTGGGTTGGCATTCCAGGCCTATACTTACCAGCTATGTAATCTTAAACAAACTGGaattactgtgaagattaaataagataacatgTGAAAGCCCTTTGTAAACTGGGAagttttatatgttattttttaagttctggatttttattttttatcgtACAAGATAGATAATCTATATTAATTTCTAAGCATATTTTTGGcctgaagaaaacaaacttgGTTGTGAGCCTCTTTCTATCAGCAGGTCACTCCTAAAGGTCCCACATGACCCTGCTCCTAGAAAATTGTGGCCCTCTGATTCTTCTTGACTCTTCTGACCAAATCAGTAAATCCAAAGATcctgtcttaaaatttgtatcacTAAGGATCCTTCCTAACTTAGGTTGATTGTACACATGGTTTATGTGGGTCTGCAAATGAGAGGTCACACTTTCAGATGTAAAAGTTTGATCATAATATTTCTAAATTGTAATAAAGTACATCcatatttttaacaagtttttGAACACATCTTTATTATCTTTAACCTTTTCTTGCTCTGATGACATTTTTGACAAGTATATTACTGAATCATGTGTTCTTGGTtaatgatttctctttttttcccatacTTTTTTACTAATTGGAGGGTTATACTTATAAAAGTTTTGGGGTAGTAGGTCCTTATATTGTAATATGATAATCATGATATATCTGTATATTAGCCAATATTCTCTTGagtaaaaatattaacatttgaagTTTCTACAGCTCTGCATCTAATACTTGgattctttgtctttgactttcatTTAGTACCTTGTTGATGGAATCAGTTACTTGCTACAGATGCTGAATTTTCGGTGTCCCATCCAGTTAAATGAAGGAGTTTCTTTCCAAGACCTAGACACAGCTAAATTACTGAGTGAAGGTAATGTGATCTCTTTTTGTAGTTTTCTAagtgttttaaagcattttaaaattttaagaagtttATTAGATTTAACTTTGATTGAAATAAATTTCAGGTTACATTatagacaaaaaaataataaaaggactttttaaacaattaaaaaatcttCTCACGTAATATAGAAAAATACTGCTAATCTCTGCTTAGTAATTTAGGGACAGTAATATATCATGTTGCTTTTATTTACTTTGCATCCCCACAAAGCCCTGATCCTGCTCTAGGTTCAGCTACTTGTAACAGAGACTGgaagtaacttttatttttatttttcaaatatttatttatttggttgcaccgggtcttagttgcggcaggtgggctccttagttgtggctggcgggctccttTGTTGccgcatgcgaactcttagttgcagcatgcatgtgggatctagttacctgaccagggatcgaacccaggccctctgtaCTGTGCGCGCGgagtctaaaccactgcgccaccagggaagtcctgagactgGAAGTAACTTGTAAACAAGGAGAAATTTACTGCTTTTTCACTTCAAAAAGGTCTAGAGCTGGTTATGGTAGCTTTATGGCATCATCAGGTTCCTATCTTTTTCCTCCATCGTCTTTCAAAGTGGAGCCCTACAGCTTCAGAAGGAGGCGAGTTATATAGAATGCATGTAAACAGTACTTGCCAGAGTTGTGCAACATGCATCCCTGTTGAGGACATTGCTTACATTCTCAGTATCTCAAGATGCTGCTGGAGCTCCTTATGTCTCACCTGTGTTTCAGTCCATAGGAATGGCAAAAGGATGTTTCTTTCAGCCAagtctttctttcatccttctcAAGTTTGTTACAACACTTAGAACACTTCTACCTACATTTCACTGGCCAGGATTTAATCACATGGCTTCATATAGCTACAAGGGAATCTGGGATGTATagtcctttacatgatacattgCCATCCCAAATAATGTCTCTTtactaagaaagaaaggaagaatgaatattgagtGGTAACTGCTAGTTTCTGTCATAAACTTATATGCACTTAAAAATGTTAGGAACTAGATATGGAGCATCATTTAGGTTTTAGACTGAGGTTTGAGAGGGAAGAACTACTTACTTTTAGCGTCTCTTTTTACAAATGGAAGAACTGAGGTCCTGATAAGCCTgataaggtcacatagctggcaAGTGATGTTAGATTCTTTGTGTAAACTTTCTTTTACGCTTCATCTGAAATTTTGGGGAAATTTTGATGGGGAAAATTCAAAcatggggaagaagaagaaaacttctTAGAGAAaattctgtgttttaattttataagtgtattttaattctttctttgttAGCTTCTGTAGGCTTTTCCTTTCTATTAGAAAacatcacacagaaaaaaaacacCATGATTTAAGAGCCATTAACATATGACTGGCTACTGTTGTCCAAAAGTTGTTACCTTCAGTTTATTCAGGCAAGTAGCTTGTCCTAAAAAAACTTGTCGTGAATATAAGGTGCTCCTTCAGTGGGCATGATGTTTTGACAAACATGGGgtgttttgatttatttgtggGAAGTATTTATTCCAGGTAACTAGTGAACTGATTAGCTGCATTAaaaatgatctttctaaaacttCCTCACCCACATGgattgatttaaaagaaaaagcagagatggGCATTAAAGCTTATTTAGAACCAAAGAAAAGGACACAAGTCACCAATTTCCCTTATTCTCCCATTTCTAATCAAAAAGTCATATATTCTCAGGGCCTAGAATTTTTTTATCACGATGCTTGTGATACTGGTGTCTTCTCTTGGATTATAATTGATTACACTCACCTCTGTCTTCCATTGCTTCTTCAACAGGGGAATCAAAGGCACAGAAAGGGTCTCTTTTTTTCCaggaaacaacaaaacaacatcAACTCCCTAGCAGTTTTGCCACAGGAGTCCGTCCTCTTTTGGTGCTGACTTCTTGCTCTCATCTAAAGCAGTTTGTTCCTCCCTACTTCATTCCTCAAGATGTAGATTAGAGGCCAGGAAGCCTACTTTTCATAGGCTAAATTACTCTCAAGGCCCTGGTGGagtagttctaatttttttttaaattttttgttagcCAATATAAAAAACATAATTCAGAATAATTCTTAGTACCAATTAGAGAGAAAAGTTCTATATGaatcatcaaaatatttttgtggcCAGATCTTAATGATAATTTACCTGATTTTACATAAAACTCAAAACAGTGTATACTTAGTATGATTTTTATTTCGTTTTCCAAGGTGAGATAATCATTTTGTCCTTTGATCATTACCTGTATGCCAttaaattttcatcttttaaaaattaccaggTAATGTATTCAGTAAATCTTCTTATCTCATTTCTATGGTTCATTCTTCTGTGGGCCCTTATAAAAATAGCCTTGTCAGGATAACTCTGGGGTTAACTAGGTTAAAAGATTGTTCAGCTGTGCACATCCTTGGGTTATGCCCTTTTTATGCCACTGAAGAGCCCCCTTCCCAGCAGCCTTTGGCTCATAGCTTAGCCCAGAACCTGGATTTCAGATGGCTTAAAGGAGCAGCTCTGAATTGACATCACTAATTGCCTGGGTAGcttgtttaaaaatacagatttcttttcttctttttttttaatgttatctttttttttttaattgaatttatttatttatttatttatttttggcagtgttgggtctttgttgctgtacgcgggctttctctagttgcggcgagcaggggctactcttcgttgcggtgcgcaagcttctcattgtggtggcttctcttgttgcggagcacaggctctaggtgcacaggcttcagtagttgtggcatgtgggctcagtagttgtggcttgtgggctctagagcgcaggctcagtagttgtggcgcacgggcttagttgctctgcggtatgtgggatcttcctggaccagggctcaaacccttgtcccctgcgttggcaggcagattcttaaccactgcgccaccagggaagtgcccaaaaatacagatttctgtgtatcacATGCAGGGTCTGATTTAATATGTGGAGTtcaggaatctatttttataacctACCGTAATTATGATGCAGTCAGATTTAGACATCACTGCTTCTAGAGAATGCCAGTCTGGCcaccttttttttcctgtgaaagtCATCTTTCTGCCATCACTTTTACTTCATGGGTTATTCACCCTGTTCCTCCCTGCACCCTGCACTCTCTTGATGTGTTCACCAAGGATATGAGCAGTGCAAAGTGAAGTATTTTATTGAAAACAATGCTGAGCATTAGCAGAAAAAATACCAAGGAAAATTTGTAGCAGCAAAAAGACTATAGCTACAGAGTAATGGATTCCTTGGGGGAGTAGAGAGGGAGAATGTGTAATTTTTAcgttgttcatttcttcctttggtATTTTAATGCAGTACCGTAGTTTAGCATAGTCTATGGACCAGCAGCCTCACCCTAGGTCCTAGGACtttgttaaaaatgcatattcatAGACCCAATCCCATACCTGAATCTGAAAGTTTTGGAGGTGGGGGCCCAGCAATCAGCATTTCAGCATATcctccaggtaattctaatgcaggctaaagtttgagaaccactcttTAGCATATAGCTATTCATTCTCTCCTCAGAAACACCTTTCCAAAGGATATCTGTGTACCTTGTTTAACCATCACTCCTTGTTAATATAAAGAATGAGGCTAACTTAGAGTTGGGCACAAATTGGATGCCAGCTCTCCCTTAAGCAAACACTTCTCATCTTTTCCCAAGTGGCTTCATTTTGTGGGACTTACTTCAGCTCCTCCTCCTAAGGCTCTAGTCTGCTTAAAAGTTcaactttctcttcatttttgcttCTATCTCCTTACTCCCCTCTACCAGTCTTTTGAGGAATAATTAGGGTGTAGgatcacaaaaatgaaaaaggatatgAATTCAGTGAAACGTCCTATCTAATATGAAATATAATTCTGCAGTGAAAATCGTTAATTTGGAAAAAACAGCAAACTATTCCTTAAGAAAACACCATGAAATTAAGGAGGGCATGTGGAATCTTGATTTTTGCAAACTGGGGCTTAAAAGAGCTTTGGTGAGTTGTACAAAGTCAATAATTTACACCCAGATCCTCTTGATTCTAggtctgtttctttttatattctaaataACATCTAATGCTATTCCAGCTTTTTCTCTGAGGTTTATGATCTTTTAACTGTGAAGAAATGAAGTGACAAGAAGTGATTATGGGTAATATGCATTGTACTTACTGAGTTGTTTTATACATAGAAAGCATAATTAATAGAGTGTAGCCCATCGTATTTTCATGAATGCAAGCCTCAGATTCTGctcttaattatttcttttgttgaTATAACAGTGTAATGCATCAGTTCGGCTGCTAAGCTTATTCCTTCTCTTGCTACTATTTATAAGCTGAATTGGAGGTGAGGTGAAGGGTTACCTGCAGGGACAAACTCTGAGACTACCAAAAACTTGCAATAGATTCAAGTTAATACAAACTATAACAGTTTTGGAAGctgaatttttcttctatttttatatcTCTAGTATTATCATAGTCATTTCTGATGAGCCATATTAGGTGGGCAACTGAGATTATGATGCTCATTTATTTGAGGTAAACTTTTCTAGTCACACAAGTACCTGTCCAGTAGAATAgatcatttatttgtattttgactTGAAGGAGTTAAATAGTCATATAATTTAATAGCACTTTATggtttatgcattttattttgtgtgttccTTAAGAAAATTCCATGAAATAAGTAGGGCATGTGGAATCCTGATTTTTGCAAACTGAGGTTTAAAGAGCTTTGGTGAGTTGTACAAAGTCGATAATTTATCCCCAGATCTTTACAATTCTAggtctgtttgtttttatatcaAATTAATATACTTTGAGTGTCATAAATGTTTAATTATATAATCACCTTCTTCCATAATAAGCACGCTTTCAACTTTTGGTGGAAATCCTGCAATGTATTCCTTTTTCCTGGGAACATAAAGCATCTTGGATACCATTTAACATCTTTGGTAACTTAGAATCTAAGGGACATGATTATGCAGGATCATCTCTGTACACTGCTGTAGAAATATAGGAACTGTATTACTGATCCTGAGTATACCCCTAAATAAAAGTTGTGTTCATGTATGGGATTGAGGGAATCTCTGAGTACTCTGAAATTGTATGCGGAATATGGGATGTACGTTCTGGGAGAGGTTCCATCGATTTAGATTAGATTCTCAAAGAGATCCTAAAGAGAACACCAGAAAGATTAACACACTGACCTgtatgattctttaaaaataattctttttttggaGAGGGTGGGATGGGGCCTCTTTTATAGATAAAATAGAGATAGAAGTGCCGATGGAATGAAGATTGTATTAGTGATATTTGGCTTTTCTAAGTATAGCTGTTAAATGAGAAGGGAAAATGCTTAATGATGTAGAAGGATTTTATTAGAGTCTTAATCACAagggtttctttttaaattctaatcTCTCAACTTAAATGACTTTCCCAGGAATATTTAGTGACATTCATTTGCTGGCTATGATGTACAGTGGAGAAATGTGTTACTGGGGATTGAAGCATTGTGCAGATCAACAGCCAGAAAATCATGAAGTGGATACTGGTGTTTCTGGAGCAAGCTACACTACACACAAAGAACCTTTGGATTTCCGAGAAGTaggagaaaaaattttgaaaaagtatgTATCTGTGTGCGAAGGACCCCTGAAAGAACAAGAATGGAatacaacaaatgcaaaacaaattttaaacttctttcaGCATCACACTAACTAGTAAGTTCATCTAGTCCttttcaaacagaaaaacaaaaaggctcAGGAAATGGAAGTTCCAGAAAAGAAGACATATTGATACTGAATTTAGGAACATTACACTACATAAAGATAGCCAGCATGGTTACCCTTTTTTAAATGCCATCACCATCTTtcactatatattcttttttttttttttttaaaaagattttttttgatgtggaccatttttaaagtctttactgaatttattacattattgcttctgttttatgttttggttttttggccgcgagccatgtgggatcttggctccccaaccagggatcgaacctgcacccccttcattggaaggcaaagtcttaaccgctggaccgccagggaagtccctcactatATATTCTTAAACCTGTGAAGGAATGattctttaatttctaaaatggcATTTATGTTATTCTAACTCACTCTGAACTACAGATATCCTGTAACTAATACTAAGGAGAAATCCAATTTATCTCTATAAaggtttttttctattactttagattttttttttattgtggtacaatatacataacataaaattgaacattttacctgtttttagattattttttaatctccctGTCTTGAAGTTTGCTGCAGTTCAGAGATTAAAATCAAGTCCCCTCTTTGCTTTGTATATATGCTATAGATATAAAAATTGGCAAAATGAAAAATTGTGACTAATATCCATGTACCATTTCCAGAATAAGATAAATAATGGAAGACTCCAcaaaagattttttgtttgtttcaccaCGTACTACtaatggcatttaaaatttttagtctattaggcattttataaaaattacaaaatgattttcctattttgtttaaAAGAATATGCATGGTTTATTAAATGAGTAATGAAGATAAAACCAAGTTAGGTTAGTCCACCATTAGTCTTATGTCTTTAgagcacatcttttcatgttttgaaattttaatagtttttgtcTTTAATTGTAGGAGTGAGTGTTAAAGGCCAAGAGCCCAACCTGGTATCTTGCTGACAGTCTTTCTGTCTACCTCAGTTCCTGTTGTCGTCTTGGGATGATCTGTCTGATACCTTGCCAATATCCTTCACCTCTGGGCCATTGACTTCATCACATTCCAGGAACTTAACTCCCATGGCCTCAACATGAATATCACCATCCtgagtttctctttctgaaatcTTAAATTTCAATAGCTAGTGACATTCTTATCTTTCCAGTTTTTTACTTCCTCATTTTGATtgattcttctctctctcatttcttttctatctctttaGCTTCCTCATAGCCTCCTCCTCTTGCTgcccccttttctcctcaccatcagcctctttcagattttcttccttccctgtccAGCCTTGGCCTTATGGGGCACCATATGACGTGCTCTCCACAGTCCCTTCAAATCCATCTTCCCCGGGTCTTTCAACCTAATCATTCTGCAGTCCCTCAACATTGAATTAATCCTATCGTTCCACCATCTTTTCTGGGATGCTGAGTTCCATGTGAAGTTCCTGCAGCTCCTTCAAAGTGGAATCACTCTAAGTATCTTGCCTTCAGCTTTAGAAGAGCCCTCAGCGTGAGCCTTTCGTCTGTTACTAGTGTGGCCCCTGTCCCTTTCCCACTGTGGCTAATCCAAACCTCTGACTTGCCTCATCACTTTCCTCTGGCCCTTTGTCCCCTCCCTTAGCACATGGCTCTTGGTCCTGTCTTACAGAAAATAGAGACTATGAGGAGGTCAGTGTCTGTTTACCCGTTTTGCCCTActcatttcccccttttttagAGGAGAAGAGGTATCCTGCTTCATGTTGAAGACTAGTCTCCACGTTTCCTCTCTGCCGGCTCCCTCATTTCCCCTGGGGCTTCTCCTTTTTCTGCCAATATCCTGTATGTATTGCTCTTTTCcagaatactttttttctttttcctccctcttctcccctttttccttccttccttactttctttctcccttttttcttttttacttactctaaatacagttgacccttgaacaacacaggtttgaactacgTGGGTCTACTTATACGTGGggttttttcagtagtaaatactacagtactacacgatcagCAGTTGGTTGCATCTCCGGATACAGAGGAATcgcggatatggagggctgactaaaagttatactcagatttttgacTGCCAGGAGGATTGCACCCCTAACCccctcattgttcaagggtcaactgtacttttatGTGATGTTATTGATAGCCATGGCTTTTATCACCTGTAATGTTAGGCTGACTCCCAAACCTGTAGCTTGAATCCCAGCTTCTGCTCTCTAAACCTTCTTTCTAACTGCCTATTAAATACCTTCACATAGACCTCCCGtagtaattttaaatttgatatgTTCAAACAACTAATCCTTACTTTTCATCTAAAATCTTTTCCGgttcatgttttctcttttttttcgaTCTTCCGCAAAGCAGGGCAACACAGAATGCTGTAACCTACTTTCTTCTGCCAACCTTGCCAGCCTCATCTCTGCAGGTCTTCCTGTGTGATCGTATTCTAGTCCAGTGTTCCTTAGGCTCATTTTTGATCAACATTCTGATGGAGCTGCTTGGGACAAGGAGAGTCTCTCCCTATCTCTGCCTTTGTCTCCTTGTTTATCCTTACACAGCTAAgaagatttttatttaacttagCTTTTACAAGTTTTGCTATGAAAATACCTTTGTGCTTTCTAAGTATAAAGGTTTAAATCAGAGactgcccaccctcaccccaccctttTTGGAGAATCATGATCAATCACAAGTGTACTAGTTCCTTCCCCaatgtgctgtgtgttttttttccctcagtatcCTCGTTACTTCTGGCTGGAACGCCTTGCCCTTCTTTGTAGTCAAGTGAATACCTATTTATCCTTTAGGACTCAGCTCCAGTGATACTGGATCCATAAAGCTTTTTCCAGCCCTTTTCGGTCAAAGTTACATGTTACTCTGCTTCTGCTCCCTGAAACTTCCCCAGCCCATGTTATCACACTGATCACATTGCTTCATAGTCATTTTTCTTAGGAGTTGGCAaactccatattttaaaaatttatatttatgcataGTGCTTAATGAATGGTAGGCCCTTGGTAATGTTTTTTGAATTAAGAAGAGGCATGATTCTTAAGTGCCAAAGTCTGCCACAAAAGGGTTACTGCTCTTGGATTCCAAACTGCCGTGACCTCTGTACCAGTGGTTGACAAGGCCAAGAGGGAGTTACCCCTCAGAGGAGTAAAGTATTATTTAGATCTAGAACCAGAGAAAAGTAGAGAGTTTTCTCTTCAGAAGCTGGGAACTCCATTTTGTCTTCATGACCCTGTGAACCACTTGGGTCTCTCACTGGTTGGTACACTAATGGGGGTACTGTTGGGTGCTTTTCGTACAACTTTTTCATCCCTCACACAATTGGAGAATAATTTGTAGACCATAACAGTTATAATGCTTTTTAC contains:
- the RIMOC1 gene encoding RAB7A-interacting MON1-CCZ1 complex subunit 1 isoform X1 encodes the protein MAASGSSVVRRVEELGDLAQAHIQQLSEAAGEDDHFLIRASAALEKLKLLCGEDKECSNPSNLLELYTQAILDMTYFEENKLVDEDFPEDSSQKVKELISFLSEPEILVKENNMHPKHCDLLGDELLECLSWRRGALLYMYCHSLTKRREWLTRKSSLLKKYLVDGISYLLQMLNFRCPIQLNEGVSFQDLDTAKLLSEGIFSDIHLLAMMYSGEMCYWGLKHCADQQPENHEVDTGVSGASYTTHKEPLDFREVGEKILKKYVSVCEGPLKEQEWNTTNAKQILNFFQHHTN
- the RIMOC1 gene encoding RAB7A-interacting MON1-CCZ1 complex subunit 1 isoform X2, coding for MAASGSSVVRRVEELGDLAQAHIQQLSEAAGEDDHFLIRASAALEKLKLLCGEDKECSNPSNLLELYTQAILDMTYFEENKLVDEDFPEDSSQKVKELISFLSEPEILVKENNMHPKHCDLLGDELLECLSWRRGALLYMYCHSLTKRREWLTRKSSLLKKYLVDGISYLLQMLNFRCPIQLNEGVSFQDLDTAKLLSEGIFSDIHLLAMMYSGEMCYWGLKHCADQQPENHEVDTGVSGASYTTHKEPLDFREVGEKILKKYVSVCEGPLKEQEWNTTNAKQILNFFQHHTN